A window of Candidatus Atribacteria bacterium genomic DNA:
CCTCTTTTGGAATATCGGTGCTGAGGGACAGCTCCTCATGGGAGCGGTTGCTGCCACTGGAATTGCTCTCTTTAGTGGGTTGCCGGATCCACTACTCTTACCGGCGATGTTTATTGGTGGATTTATTGGCGGAGCAATATGGGGATTTATTCCGGCTATCTTAAAGGTAATATTAGGATTAAACGATGTCATTACGACGCTAATGATGAATTATATTGCTATCTACTTTATAGAATGGTTAATCCACGGTCCATGGAAAGGACCCTCTGCGCGCGGATTTGCCTATTCAGATACCTTTCCACGAGCTGCCTGGCTGCCGACTATCTACAATACACGCATCCACTGGCCAACATTAATGCTGGGGCTTTTTCTTGCTGTTATGATGTACGTAATGGTTACACATACCAGGAGTGGATTTGAGATTCGAGTTATCGGGGAAAATCCCGATGCAGCAAAATTTGCCGGTATCAGCCAACTTAAGACCACCCTGCTTGTCATGTTGATCTCCGGAGGTTTTGCAGGCTTAGCCGGAGTTGGTGAGATAGCGGGTATTCATCTACGACTATTGGGACCGACTAATATCTCGATGGGGTATGGCTATACTGCAATCATCGTTGCCTGGCTGGCAAGGCGCAATCCTTTGGCGGTAATCATCACCTCATTTTTATTTGGCGCTATTATGACCGGAGGGGATGTAATTAAAGTATCGCTTGGACTACCCTTCCAGTTGATCAATGTATTTAACGGATTAATATTATTTTTCCTTATCGGAAGTGAAATTATTCTTCGTTACAAAATATCCTTTTTATCGAGGAGGTAGCTATGGGTTGGGAAACATGGATAATTACAACACTCAGCCGTTCTCTTGCTTATGGGACGCCACTTCTTTTGGGAACACTTGGTGAGATCTACGCGGAACGTTCAGGTGTATTGAATCTTGGTGTCGAGGGCATGATGATCATGGGGGCTTATTCTGCTTTCACCACTGCCTATATCACTAAAAATCCCTGGTTGGGGATCCTGATGGGTGCAGTTGTCGGTGGCGTCTTTTCTTTAATCCACGCTTTTACCAGCGTAACACTTAAAGCGAACCAGGTAATATCCGGACTTTCCCTTACCATGCTCGGTCTTGGTCTATCAGGTGTATTAGGACGGGGTTGGGAGGGTAAGCCGCTTCCTGTACCGCTTCCCAAGATCACCATTTCGGGACTCTCCAGTATCCCTTTTTTGGGGCCTGCACTTTTCGAAAATCAGAAT
This region includes:
- a CDS encoding ABC transporter permease, with product MKRHVGIKIERKPLASGQEVFFVSLLAILAAFLVAGIFFRVYGVSPIKAYQLILHGSLGSRFGLAETVRRAIPLLLCGVGLTIAFRALFWNIGAEGQLLMGAVAATGIALFSGLPDPLLLPAMFIGGFIGGAIWGFIPAILKVILGLNDVITTLMMNYIAIYFIEWLIHGPWKGPSARGFAYSDTFPRAAWLPTIYNTRIHWPTLMLGLFLAVMMYVMVTHTRSGFEIRVIGENPDAAKFAGISQLKTTLLVMLISGGFAGLAGVGEIAGIHLRLLGPTNISMGYGYTAIIVAWLARRNPLAVIITSFLFGAIMTGGDVIKVSLGLPFQLINVFNGLILFFLIGSEIILRYKISFLSRR